Proteins found in one Exiguobacterium sp. 9-2 genomic segment:
- a CDS encoding YebC/PmpR family DNA-binding transcriptional regulator: protein MGRKWNNIKEKKASKDKNTSRIYAKFGREIYVAAKQGEPDPESNQALKVVLERAKTYNVPRAIVDRAIEKAKGGAEENYDVLRYEGFGPSGSMVIVETLTNNVNRTASDVRAAFGKNGGNMGVSGSVAYMFDATAIFAFEGKSADDVLELMMEADIDVRDILEEDDSVIIYAEPEQFHVVQEALKAAGITEFSLAELVMLAQNEVVLSEDDVAQFEKMIDALEDLEDVQQVYHNVEL, encoded by the coding sequence ATGGGTCGTAAATGGAATAACATTAAGGAAAAAAAGGCATCAAAAGACAAAAATACGAGTCGGATCTACGCAAAGTTCGGTCGTGAGATTTATGTAGCGGCAAAACAAGGCGAACCAGATCCAGAATCTAACCAAGCGTTAAAGGTCGTACTCGAACGAGCGAAGACATATAACGTTCCCCGTGCCATCGTTGATCGAGCGATTGAAAAAGCAAAAGGTGGAGCGGAAGAAAACTATGATGTACTTCGTTATGAAGGATTTGGTCCAAGCGGTTCAATGGTCATCGTCGAAACATTGACGAACAACGTCAACCGGACGGCTTCTGACGTGCGTGCTGCATTTGGGAAAAATGGCGGAAACATGGGCGTTAGTGGATCCGTTGCTTACATGTTCGATGCGACTGCTATCTTTGCGTTTGAAGGAAAATCTGCGGATGACGTGCTCGAATTGATGATGGAAGCGGATATTGATGTGCGCGACATCCTCGAAGAAGACGATTCTGTCATCATCTACGCCGAGCCAGAACAATTCCATGTTGTGCAAGAAGCGTTGAAAGCTGCAGGAATCACCGAATTCTCGCTTGCTGAACTCGTCATGCTCGCTCAAAACGAAGTCGTGTTATCTGAGGACGACGTTGCACAATTCGAGAAAATGATCGATGCACTTGAAGATCTTGAGGATGTACAACAGGTCTACCATAACGTAGAGTTATAA
- a CDS encoding Na(+)/H(+) antiporter subunit F1: MLGLFYRVIKGPSVADRVIALDSIGISLISIVGLVSIILRTSDYLEVILLIGILAFIGTVAFSKYIEKGEIIERDRNQ, translated from the coding sequence ATGCTCGGTCTATTCTACCGTGTCATTAAAGGTCCAAGTGTTGCGGATCGAGTCATTGCGCTGGATTCGATTGGTATCAGCTTGATTTCGATTGTCGGTCTTGTCTCAATCATCTTACGGACGAGCGACTACCTCGAAGTCATTCTTTTGATTGGTATCCTTGCCTTCATCGGTACGGTTGCCTTTTCAAAATATATCGAGAAAGGAGAGATCATCGAACGTGATCGCAATCAATGA
- a CDS encoding glycoside hydrolase family 13 protein, whose translation MNQAGVVHRALSPFVYAYDQETVHIRLMTAKDDIEKVELIYGDPYEWEAEKEEDRDWNFDPEKEKSWKVQQKSMQYNGSDATYDYWFIAIRPERKRVRYGFEVHGETTAVLTERGWYDEAPLDHPGYYFSVPYVHATDVFDTPNWVKDTVWYQIFPERFANGDPTNDPAGAKEWGSEAPAFQNFFGGDFQGVIDHVDHLQRLGVTGVYFCPIFEAPSNHKYDTLDYLKLDPAFGDEKTFRKMIDVLHENGIRVLLDAVFNHISEDHPAFQDVLEKGQDSKYVNWFTIDSFPVDPSIPNYEVFAFERNMPKLNTAHPDVKQYLLHVGRYWVEEFGIDGWRLDVASEVDHAFWRDFRKEVRAANGTCYIVGECWTDSQPWLLGDQFDAVMNYGLTESFLTCFATGETSVRDFSYAVSRNLNWHSQNVNEVMFNLIDSHDTPRALTRAKGNIERMKLLFTTLLTFPGTPVIYYGDEIGMMGGQDPANRACMEWDETKQNRDLFDHVVQLIALRKQHPVLANAGTYQFQRIDDTKQIFVVERRQGENIYLLVVNLSEEEQSLSLEETYESLLDATTLSGTIQVEAVSALLLRHV comes from the coding sequence TTGAACCAGGCTGGAGTAGTTCATCGCGCATTATCACCATTCGTTTATGCCTATGATCAAGAGACCGTTCATATTAGACTCATGACGGCTAAAGACGATATTGAAAAAGTTGAATTGATATATGGTGATCCTTATGAATGGGAAGCGGAAAAAGAAGAAGACCGAGATTGGAATTTTGATCCGGAGAAAGAAAAATCCTGGAAAGTGCAACAGAAGTCGATGCAATACAATGGAAGTGACGCGACGTATGACTATTGGTTCATTGCAATCCGTCCAGAACGAAAGCGGGTACGATATGGGTTCGAGGTTCATGGCGAAACCACAGCCGTTTTGACCGAACGCGGTTGGTATGACGAAGCGCCACTCGATCATCCGGGCTATTATTTTTCTGTTCCATATGTTCATGCGACGGACGTCTTTGATACACCGAATTGGGTAAAAGATACGGTCTGGTATCAAATTTTCCCAGAACGATTCGCAAATGGTGATCCAACGAACGATCCAGCGGGAGCGAAGGAGTGGGGAAGTGAAGCACCAGCTTTTCAGAATTTCTTCGGTGGAGATTTTCAAGGGGTCATCGATCACGTCGATCATTTACAACGTCTCGGCGTCACCGGTGTCTACTTCTGTCCAATCTTTGAAGCACCATCGAATCATAAATACGATACGCTTGATTACTTAAAGCTTGATCCTGCCTTTGGTGACGAGAAAACATTCCGCAAGATGATAGATGTGCTGCATGAGAATGGTATCCGCGTATTACTCGATGCCGTCTTTAATCATATTAGTGAAGATCACCCCGCATTTCAGGATGTATTAGAAAAGGGACAAGACTCAAAATATGTCAACTGGTTCACGATTGACTCCTTCCCGGTCGATCCGTCAATCCCGAACTATGAAGTGTTTGCATTTGAACGGAACATGCCAAAGTTGAACACCGCTCATCCAGACGTCAAACAATATTTGCTTCATGTCGGACGTTATTGGGTTGAGGAATTCGGAATCGACGGCTGGCGTCTGGATGTTGCAAGTGAAGTCGATCATGCGTTTTGGCGTGACTTTCGAAAGGAAGTCCGGGCTGCGAACGGAACGTGTTATATCGTCGGCGAATGTTGGACGGATTCACAACCGTGGCTCCTCGGCGATCAGTTCGATGCCGTCATGAATTACGGTTTGACAGAGAGCTTCCTGACTTGTTTTGCGACGGGCGAGACCAGCGTTCGTGATTTCTCGTATGCTGTCAGCAGAAATTTAAACTGGCATTCTCAAAATGTCAACGAGGTCATGTTCAATTTGATTGATTCGCATGATACGCCGCGTGCTTTAACGCGTGCGAAGGGGAATATCGAACGGATGAAATTGCTCTTCACTACACTGTTGACGTTTCCGGGTACGCCTGTCATCTATTATGGTGATGAGATCGGAATGATGGGCGGACAAGACCCGGCCAACCGTGCATGCATGGAATGGGATGAGACGAAGCAGAACCGTGATTTGTTCGATCACGTTGTACAGTTGATCGCCCTTCGAAAACAGCATCCGGTTTTAGCAAATGCCGGAACGTATCAATTCCAAAGGATCGATGATACAAAACAGATATTTGTCGTCGAGCGACGTCAGGGCGAAAACATTTACTTGCTCGTAGTCAACTTAAGTGAAGAAGAACAATCTCTTTCGCTCGAAGAAACATATGAAAGTCTGTTAGATGCAACGACGTTGTCGGGAACTATTCAAGTAGAAGCTGTGTCGGCTCTTCTTTTACGACACGTTTAA
- a CDS encoding Rrf2 family transcriptional regulator — MRITQYTDYGLRVLMYLGVHRDVITPMPQIAQHYGISSNHLMKVTQQLAKLGYVESTRGRSGGLRLIRDPKDINIGKVVREMEPMDIVECFGSNGHCVIEPGCRLKGVLGRALRAFIRELEQHTLEELLDNRDELALLFAASPLQRS, encoded by the coding sequence GTGAGAATTACACAGTATACGGATTATGGTTTACGCGTGTTGATGTATCTCGGTGTGCACCGGGATGTTATCACACCAATGCCGCAGATTGCCCAGCATTATGGCATCTCATCCAACCATTTAATGAAAGTGACACAACAGTTAGCGAAACTTGGATATGTCGAATCAACGAGAGGTCGCTCAGGGGGACTCCGTTTGATTCGTGATCCAAAGGACATTAACATCGGAAAAGTCGTTCGTGAAATGGAACCGATGGATATCGTTGAATGTTTCGGAAGCAACGGTCATTGTGTCATCGAACCGGGGTGTCGATTAAAAGGTGTGCTTGGGCGAGCATTGCGAGCCTTTATCCGAGAACTGGAACAGCATACACTAGAAGAGTTGCTTGATAATCGTGATGAGTTGGCGCTCTTATTTGCTGCTTCACCCTTACAGCGTTCCTAA
- a CDS encoding Na(+)/H(+) antiporter subunit B: MKKQAKKHTNDVILESATSFITFVIFLFAVYLFFAGHYTPGGGFIGGLVTASALVLILLAYDIKTLRRILPFDYKWITALGMLIAVLTASGALLFNVPFFTHAHDYFTLPLFGKTSLHTAMLFDLGVYLVVVGVTMTIIQTIGESE; the protein is encoded by the coding sequence ATGAAAAAGCAGGCAAAAAAGCATACGAATGACGTCATCTTAGAGTCAGCAACTTCCTTTATCACGTTCGTCATCTTCCTGTTTGCTGTTTACTTGTTCTTTGCCGGACACTATACACCGGGTGGTGGATTCATTGGTGGTCTCGTGACGGCGTCTGCTCTTGTCTTGATCTTACTTGCTTATGATATCAAAACGTTGCGCCGGATTTTGCCATTTGATTATAAATGGATCACAGCACTTGGTATGTTGATTGCCGTACTGACGGCGTCAGGAGCGCTTCTGTTCAACGTGCCGTTCTTCACGCATGCGCATGACTATTTTACCCTGCCGTTGTTCGGTAAGACATCGCTACACACCGCGATGTTGTTCGATCTTGGCGTTTATCTTGTCGTCGTCGGTGTGACGATGACGATTATTCAAACGATTGGGGAGAGTGAATAA
- a CDS encoding Na+/H+ antiporter subunit E: MAFQVLLNLFLAFLWMFLANNFSASGFAIGYALGLIAMFAFRRGFKGRFYLGPVVALVLLFFRFLYELVVANIDVLKIILKPKLDIQPGIFAYETELDQPWQVTLLSMLITLTPGTLVVDISDDNKILYIHALHMPEVDEAVASIRDSFEKAILEVSR; encoded by the coding sequence ATGGCATTTCAAGTCTTGCTCAACTTATTTCTTGCTTTCTTGTGGATGTTTCTTGCGAATAATTTCTCGGCCTCCGGTTTCGCCATCGGCTATGCATTAGGTCTGATTGCGATGTTCGCTTTCCGTCGCGGCTTTAAGGGTCGTTTTTATCTCGGACCTGTCGTCGCACTCGTCTTGTTGTTTTTCCGCTTTCTCTATGAACTTGTCGTAGCGAACATCGATGTCCTTAAAATCATTTTAAAGCCGAAGTTAGATATTCAGCCTGGTATCTTTGCCTATGAGACGGAACTCGATCAACCGTGGCAAGTCACATTGTTATCGATGCTGATTACCTTGACACCTGGAACACTTGTCGTCGATATCTCGGACGATAATAAGATACTCTATATTCATGCGCTTCATATGCCAGAAGTCGACGAAGCCGTAGCATCGATTCGCGATAGTTTTGAGAAAGCCATTCTGGAGGTGAGTCGGTGA
- a CDS encoding Na+/H+ antiporter subunit D, producing MINLPLLPIIIPLLTGVILMFFPRYLKGQRIVSIISTILTVCASIYLVLTVRLNGILTVTLGSWPAPFGITLVSDMLSALLVTTTSILVLCIIWYAIAYLSDAYQRYYYFIAVQFLLVGVNGAFTTGDIFNMFVFFEVFLISSYVLIVLGGKPAQLRESLKYLLINVISSALFVMTVAFLYGIIGSLSMADISQKITEIGQPAILNVIALLFLIVFGLKGAIFPLYFWLPGSYQVPPTPVLALFGALLTKVGVYGILRTYSLFFSNEIGTIHQILSVLALSTIIIGVIGALATRDAKQIIIYNIIVAVGVILYGVSLMTPQALEGAIFYLLHDMVIKAALFLLVGIMVGIAGSNKLKDMGGMIKAFPVLGWTFFIAALSLAGIPPLSGFIGKFLIVRGGIEAGELVGPIIVLLSSLLVLYSVVQLFMRAFWGIPKPYSGEKQALVSRLLTPAIALVALSVLYGVGAEAMRPLIQQAVEPLTNPTLYIDAVLKGGR from the coding sequence ATGATTAACTTACCGCTATTACCGATCATCATTCCTTTGTTGACCGGTGTCATCTTGATGTTTTTCCCGCGATACCTCAAAGGACAACGGATCGTTTCCATCATTTCGACGATTTTAACTGTCTGTGCTTCCATCTACCTCGTTCTGACTGTCCGTTTGAATGGCATTTTAACCGTCACACTCGGTAGCTGGCCAGCACCTTTCGGGATTACGCTTGTCTCTGATATGCTGTCTGCCCTACTCGTCACGACGACGAGCATCCTCGTCCTTTGTATCATCTGGTATGCCATCGCCTACTTGAGCGACGCCTATCAACGGTACTACTATTTCATTGCCGTACAGTTCCTGCTCGTTGGGGTCAACGGTGCGTTCACGACAGGTGATATTTTTAATATGTTCGTCTTTTTCGAAGTCTTCCTGATTTCGTCTTATGTCTTAATCGTTCTCGGTGGAAAACCGGCCCAATTACGAGAATCGCTCAAGTATCTTTTGATTAACGTCATCTCGTCCGCGTTATTCGTCATGACGGTTGCCTTCTTGTACGGGATCATCGGTTCACTCAGCATGGCGGACATCAGTCAGAAGATCACAGAGATTGGACAACCAGCGATTCTAAACGTCATCGCCTTGTTGTTCCTGATCGTTTTCGGATTAAAAGGCGCGATTTTCCCACTCTACTTCTGGTTACCTGGTTCTTATCAAGTACCACCGACACCTGTTCTTGCCTTGTTCGGTGCCTTGTTGACGAAGGTCGGGGTATACGGAATTTTACGGACGTATAGCTTGTTCTTCTCAAACGAGATCGGAACAATTCATCAAATCTTAAGTGTCCTTGCCCTCAGCACGATCATCATCGGTGTGATTGGCGCATTAGCGACACGGGATGCGAAACAGATCATCATCTACAACATCATCGTCGCAGTCGGGGTCATCTTGTATGGGGTTTCCCTTATGACACCGCAAGCACTAGAAGGTGCGATTTTTTACCTGCTTCACGATATGGTGATCAAGGCTGCATTGTTCCTGCTCGTCGGCATCATGGTCGGAATTGCCGGATCAAATAAACTAAAGGATATGGGTGGCATGATCAAAGCCTTTCCGGTGCTGGGTTGGACATTCTTCATTGCAGCGTTATCGCTTGCCGGCATTCCACCGCTTAGTGGGTTCATCGGGAAGTTCTTGATTGTTCGTGGCGGCATTGAAGCTGGTGAATTGGTCGGACCGATCATCGTTCTACTATCCAGCCTGCTCGTCTTGTATTCGGTCGTCCAACTGTTCATGCGTGCTTTTTGGGGGATACCCAAACCGTACTCAGGTGAAAAGCAAGCGCTCGTTTCTCGACTGCTTACACCTGCGATTGCCTTAGTTGCGCTTAGCGTCCTCTATGGCGTAGGCGCTGAGGCGATGCGTCCACTGATTCAACAAGCCGTTGAACCTCTGACGAATCCAACGCTCTATATCGATGCCGTACTCAAAGGAGGTCGTTAA
- a CDS encoding Na+/H+ antiporter subunit A, whose product MSVMHGAILLPILISLFIPLLAKRLPNIHTGWFVLVVPVLLVSYFSHFLPGTMSGETFTARMPWIPSLGIDFVTYLDGLGLLFALLITGIGSLVVLYSIFYLDAKKESLGTFYVYLLMFMTAMLGVVLSDNMIVLYLFWELTSISSFLLIAYWYERERSRYGAQKSMLITVFGGLAMLGGIAILSTLSGSLSIRETYASLESIQGEPFFTVALVLFLLAAFTKSAQFPFHIWLPDAMEAPTPVSAYLHSATMVKAGLYLVARFSPIFADESLWFYLVSSVGIFTLFWGSLNAVKQHDLKGILAYSTISQLGLIMSLLGLGAAALHVDALDDGLYTIATVAAIFHLINHATFKGSLFMMAGIVDHETGTRDIRKLGGLAQLMPISMTIAMIGTLSMAGIPPFNGFLSKEMFLTGVLEVAGSDLFHLPSYGWIIPVLAVVGSIFTFVYSILIVRRTFFGKRQDDKLPKTPHEAPIGMLIPPLVLVSLVVIIGLFPNILSDTLIRPAVEAILPQVVDAGGKIDVHITMWHGFQPEFFLTLLIFTVGFILYKTLPRWQSLYNRMPRAVSLNHQYDALLRRGEQTSTKIHDTVMTGYMRSYLIYIFGFIVILILTALYGFDAFRFAVDPISSIHAYEIILALVLVSSALSITFARSRLTSIILLGVTGYTVALFFVLFRAPDLALTQLVIETVSVALFLLVFYHLPEISRKEERIPFKLGNALISALVGLTVTLVALASLSQRSFTSIAKYYIDNVADLAAGGNMVNVILVDFRGFDTLFEIAVLALAGIGIYTMIKFRQTGGIDK is encoded by the coding sequence GTGTCCGTGATGCACGGGGCTATTCTACTGCCCATATTGATCAGTCTTTTCATTCCGCTTCTAGCGAAACGCCTTCCGAACATTCATACTGGTTGGTTTGTACTTGTAGTACCTGTACTGCTCGTTTCGTATTTCAGCCACTTTCTCCCTGGTACGATGTCAGGTGAGACCTTTACGGCACGCATGCCGTGGATCCCATCGCTCGGTATCGATTTCGTCACGTATCTCGACGGACTCGGCTTATTGTTCGCACTATTGATCACAGGAATTGGCTCACTCGTCGTTCTTTATTCCATTTTTTATTTAGATGCGAAAAAAGAATCACTCGGAACATTTTATGTCTATCTTTTGATGTTCATGACCGCCATGCTTGGGGTCGTGCTGTCAGATAACATGATCGTCCTCTATCTGTTTTGGGAATTAACGTCGATTTCGTCGTTCTTATTGATTGCCTACTGGTACGAGCGAGAACGTTCTCGTTACGGCGCTCAAAAATCGATGCTGATCACCGTCTTTGGTGGACTAGCGATGCTTGGGGGAATTGCGATTCTCTCTACACTCAGTGGATCGTTAAGTATTCGTGAGACCTATGCGTCGCTTGAGTCGATTCAAGGTGAACCCTTCTTTACGGTCGCCCTTGTTTTGTTCTTGCTAGCTGCCTTCACAAAATCTGCTCAATTTCCGTTCCATATCTGGTTACCGGATGCGATGGAAGCACCGACCCCTGTCAGTGCCTACTTGCACTCGGCAACGATGGTCAAGGCAGGGTTGTATCTTGTCGCTCGTTTCAGTCCGATTTTTGCGGATGAATCGCTTTGGTTCTATCTCGTCTCATCTGTCGGAATATTCACCTTATTCTGGGGTTCACTCAATGCGGTGAAACAACATGATTTAAAGGGAATCCTTGCTTACTCGACGATTTCTCAGCTTGGATTGATCATGTCCTTACTTGGACTCGGAGCAGCCGCCCTGCACGTCGACGCGTTAGATGACGGATTATATACGATTGCGACAGTCGCTGCGATTTTCCACCTGATCAACCATGCGACATTTAAAGGCAGTCTCTTCATGATGGCGGGAATCGTCGATCACGAAACCGGTACTCGCGACATTCGGAAGCTCGGTGGTCTTGCGCAACTAATGCCGATCTCTATGACGATCGCAATGATCGGGACCCTCTCGATGGCGGGAATTCCGCCATTCAATGGTTTCTTAAGTAAAGAGATGTTCTTGACGGGTGTACTTGAAGTTGCAGGATCAGATTTGTTCCACTTACCGTCTTACGGTTGGATCATTCCTGTACTCGCCGTCGTCGGAAGTATCTTCACATTCGTCTACAGCATCTTGATCGTCCGCAGAACGTTCTTCGGTAAGCGTCAAGACGATAAGTTGCCGAAGACACCCCATGAGGCACCGATTGGCATGTTGATTCCACCACTCGTCCTCGTCTCGCTCGTCGTCATCATCGGACTCTTCCCGAATATATTATCGGATACGTTGATTCGACCGGCAGTCGAAGCGATCTTACCGCAAGTCGTTGATGCGGGTGGGAAGATTGATGTGCACATTACGATGTGGCATGGATTCCAACCAGAATTTTTCCTGACGTTACTCATCTTTACAGTCGGGTTCATCTTGTATAAGACACTCCCACGCTGGCAGTCGCTCTATAATCGGATGCCTCGTGCAGTCTCCTTGAATCATCAATATGACGCTTTGTTACGCCGTGGTGAACAGACCTCGACAAAGATCCATGATACGGTCATGACCGGATACATGCGGTCGTATCTCATCTATATCTTCGGATTCATTGTCATCTTGATTTTGACAGCACTATACGGGTTCGACGCTTTCCGCTTCGCGGTAGACCCAATTAGCTCGATTCATGCGTACGAGATCATTCTCGCGCTCGTTCTTGTCTCAAGTGCTCTCTCAATCACTTTTGCACGATCGCGGCTGACATCGATCATCTTACTCGGTGTGACAGGTTATACGGTTGCTCTGTTCTTCGTCTTGTTCCGAGCTCCAGACCTTGCCTTGACGCAACTCGTCATCGAGACAGTATCGGTCGCTCTATTCCTACTCGTTTTCTATCATTTACCGGAAATCAGCCGGAAAGAAGAGCGAATTCCGTTCAAGCTCGGCAACGCCTTGATTTCGGCACTCGTCGGATTGACAGTGACCCTTGTTGCACTTGCTTCTCTTAGCCAACGATCGTTTACTTCAATCGCCAAGTATTACATCGATAATGTCGCTGATCTTGCCGCTGGCGGTAATATGGTCAACGTCATTCTTGTCGACTTCCGTGGCTTCGATACGTTGTTTGAGATTGCCGTTCTAGCACTTGCTGGAATCGGAATTTATACGATGATTAAATTCAGACAAACAGGAGGGATCGATAAATGA
- a CDS encoding Na(+)/H(+) antiporter subunit C, which produces MEIIMAIAAGILTMCAIYLILSKSILRIIIGTGLLSHAAHLLVMTMGGLKRGAAPVLKDGVTSYTDPLPQALVLTAIVISFGVTAFFLVLAYRAYQELGTDNIEEMKGTDSND; this is translated from the coding sequence ATGGAAATCATCATGGCAATCGCCGCAGGCATCCTGACGATGTGTGCCATTTATCTCATTCTTTCAAAAAGTATTCTTCGTATCATCATCGGAACAGGACTGCTCAGTCACGCTGCCCATCTGCTCGTCATGACGATGGGGGGATTAAAACGAGGCGCGGCTCCGGTTTTAAAGGACGGCGTGACTTCCTATACGGATCCACTGCCGCAGGCACTCGTCCTGACTGCCATCGTCATTAGCTTTGGTGTCACTGCCTTCTTCTTGGTGCTTGCGTATCGCGCTTATCAAGAGCTCGGGACCGATAATATCGAAGAGATGAAAGGAACCGATTCGAATGATTAA
- the mnhG gene encoding monovalent cation/H(+) antiporter subunit G — protein sequence MIAINEWIVAVFALLGMGFSLVTALGLIRLPDVYTRAHAASKSATLGVMSILIGVIIYFVTEDGFFSSRVVLGILFVLITAPIGGHLIARAAYYSDVPLWKSSVRDDLSKNKEHVEPKKRQDDM from the coding sequence GTGATCGCAATCAATGAATGGATCGTCGCGGTCTTTGCCTTGCTCGGTATGGGATTTAGTCTCGTTACCGCGCTCGGTTTGATCCGCTTACCCGATGTCTATACGCGTGCGCATGCCGCATCTAAAAGTGCGACATTAGGCGTCATGTCGATTTTGATCGGCGTCATTATTTATTTCGTCACTGAAGATGGATTTTTCTCCTCTCGTGTCGTGCTTGGTATCCTATTCGTACTCATCACGGCACCGATTGGTGGACATTTAATTGCGCGTGCTGCTTACTATAGCGACGTGCCATTATGGAAATCGTCTGTCCGTGACGACCTGTCTAAGAATAAAGAACATGTGGAACCGAAGAAACGCCAAGATGACATGTGA
- a CDS encoding DUF1015 domain-containing protein: MPTFEPFAALRPDSKYAADFAALPYDVYSRDEARSEIRRHPLSFLRIDKAEATLPSLIAEDDPRVYQQAALAFEESQTNGILQLDTDETYYIYQLSDGTHIQSGFVGCVSVNDYETNQIRKHEFTRPDKERDRVRHVEHLNAHTGPILLAHQTDAQLQEIVSTITAGDSLYDFTVDGITHRIFKVIDRHHLLTIGSQFARHDALYIADGHHRAAAAAVAASRTDQEEAQRFLGVSFPQEQLRILGYHRVVEDLYGQSVVDFLERLAHRFTITKGRAEQTKRHQIEMYLNRQWYTLSYDSERTGTKANLDVSILQEELLTPLLGIEDPRTDARIQFVGGHKGYAGLEQIVDSGHAAVAFHLHPTSIEDLMAVADAGEVMPPKSTWFEPKLRSGLLIHPFDS, encoded by the coding sequence ATGCCAACGTTTGAACCTTTTGCGGCGTTACGACCGGATTCAAAATATGCAGCAGACTTTGCCGCCTTACCGTATGATGTTTATTCTCGCGATGAAGCACGATCTGAGATTCGTCGTCATCCGCTGTCTTTTTTACGGATCGATAAAGCAGAAGCCACGCTTCCGTCATTAATCGCTGAAGATGATCCACGCGTTTATCAGCAAGCAGCTCTTGCCTTCGAAGAGAGTCAAACAAACGGCATCTTACAGCTCGACACGGACGAGACGTATTACATTTATCAACTGTCTGACGGGACACATATCCAATCCGGTTTCGTCGGATGTGTTTCCGTTAACGATTATGAAACGAATCAAATTCGTAAACATGAGTTCACGCGTCCGGACAAAGAGCGCGATCGTGTCCGACATGTCGAACATCTAAATGCTCATACGGGACCGATTTTACTTGCCCATCAAACGGATGCCCAGCTTCAAGAAATCGTCTCGACGATTACTGCAGGTGATTCTCTATACGACTTTACTGTCGATGGAATCACACACCGAATTTTTAAAGTCATCGATCGCCATCATCTGTTGACGATCGGAAGCCAGTTCGCGCGCCACGACGCCCTCTATATCGCTGATGGTCACCATCGTGCTGCAGCGGCAGCCGTCGCTGCCAGTCGGACGGATCAGGAAGAAGCCCAACGCTTCCTTGGTGTCTCCTTTCCGCAGGAACAATTACGAATCCTCGGCTATCATCGGGTCGTTGAAGATTTGTACGGTCAATCCGTCGTTGATTTCCTTGAGCGATTAGCCCATCGCTTTACGATCACAAAAGGACGTGCCGAACAAACAAAACGTCACCAAATCGAGATGTATCTCAACCGGCAATGGTATACCCTTTCGTACGATTCTGAACGAACAGGGACGAAAGCGAATCTCGACGTGTCGATTTTACAAGAAGAGTTGTTGACACCGTTACTCGGTATCGAAGATCCACGGACGGACGCACGTATCCAGTTCGTCGGTGGTCATAAGGGGTATGCCGGTCTTGAGCAAATCGTGGATTCCGGACATGCCGCGGTCGCTTTTCACTTGCATCCGACTTCGATCGAAGATTTAATGGCTGTGGCTGATGCGGGAGAAGTAATGCCGCCGAAGTCGACTTGGTTCGAACCGAAGCTTCGGAGTGGTTTACTGATCCATCCGTTTGATTCGTAA